The Chryseobacterium nakagawai genome has a segment encoding these proteins:
- the rnhA gene encoding ribonuclease HI, translating to MKIEIYTDGACSGNPGKGGYGILMRVPEKNYQKTFSKGFRKTTNNRMELLAVISALQKLKSTENDIHVYTDSKYVADAVNQNWITGWIKRGWKNVKNPDLWKKFIELYNQHQPTMHWVKGHAGHFENELCDKLAVAAASSSELEIDTYFEGLENNSLF from the coding sequence TTGAAAATCGAAATTTATACAGATGGTGCATGCAGTGGAAACCCCGGAAAAGGCGGATACGGAATACTCATGCGTGTTCCTGAAAAAAACTACCAAAAAACATTTTCTAAAGGCTTCAGAAAAACCACCAACAACAGAATGGAACTCCTTGCTGTAATTTCTGCTCTGCAAAAACTAAAGTCTACAGAAAACGACATCCACGTATATACCGACAGTAAGTATGTAGCAGATGCTGTTAATCAGAATTGGATTACCGGATGGATTAAAAGGGGCTGGAAAAATGTAAAGAATCCAGATCTCTGGAAAAAATTCATTGAACTTTACAATCAACATCAACCTACGATGCATTGGGTAAAGGGACATGCAGGTCATTTCGAAAATGAACTTTGTGACAAACTAGCCGTTGCAGCAGCTAGCTCTTCTGAATTGGAAATTGACACTTATTTTGAAGGGCTGGAAAACAATTCTCTCTTCTAA
- a CDS encoding T9SS type B sorting domain-containing protein, translating into MNKNLLFYFSIFLLFLSGISFAQTYQLTGNPINTTGWTIVPSAVANTDFIMLTDDITNKAGAIKLNDPINLKYCDKWRVEFDFRIDGNGTSTGKGDGFAFWYLANPPVTSQQGAGLGIPQNATGLIVGFDIYNNMAGGGLMSKVHVAYGVVPNTIDTNGLEYYNTPGSSFHSPDLNSTQPFVGSTYKHVEVTGVTDTATPTNWIITVKIDGNTITSQSFIPSAGAATMTQGYFGFSASTGAASAKHSIKNVKIYTDKVSILKTLATQSFCPNPTTGYGSVNLTDFNPQFVSNPGNYTFTYYPQGSSTPITNPTSYDFNTNKTITIVIKDNAGVLCDNPDGKIQLDLAPLKANDKTLTECNNNKAGTATFNLNSANVTDIIGVTKKYYKTLNDLNAGTNEILSPDTYVSAQGTVYVKVTTPLGCIGTAKITLAFYPETLVRDDTLQSCFIENNVSNAVFNLTTANITSLTTGIIKKYYTTVANAVNDTNEITDPSQYTSTTTAVYAKVTDTNGCFAIAKINLVVLPPVKSSILKDKTICIENKTDLDAGPGFDDYLWSTGATTSSIKDVSVGTYWVKLKTGNCITTQIVNVQPSASPVISSIDIHNNTIIVNVVGGRSPYQYSIDGINWQTSNTFTGLARGEVKVFVKDFYNCSPIQIQITVPNLINAITPNGDNKNDFIDYSALAYKKNLVFTVYDRYGNKLYEANKIRNYTWDGRAYGKKIPSATYWYTISWNENNKSNTETKYSGWVLVKNME; encoded by the coding sequence ATGAATAAAAATTTATTATTTTACTTCTCTATTTTTTTACTCTTCCTATCTGGAATATCCTTTGCCCAGACCTATCAACTCACCGGAAACCCTATCAACACCACTGGATGGACTATAGTCCCTAGCGCAGTTGCCAATACAGATTTCATCATGCTCACGGATGACATCACTAATAAAGCCGGCGCCATAAAGCTAAACGATCCTATTAATTTAAAATATTGTGATAAATGGAGAGTTGAGTTTGATTTCAGAATCGATGGAAATGGAACATCAACAGGTAAAGGAGATGGATTTGCATTCTGGTATCTTGCCAATCCTCCAGTCACCAGCCAACAAGGAGCAGGACTGGGAATTCCACAAAATGCAACGGGCCTGATTGTAGGTTTTGATATCTATAACAATATGGCAGGAGGTGGACTAATGAGTAAGGTTCATGTTGCCTACGGAGTAGTTCCTAATACTATAGATACGAATGGCCTGGAATACTACAATACTCCGGGGAGTTCATTTCATTCACCCGACCTTAATTCTACCCAACCCTTTGTAGGTTCTACTTATAAACATGTTGAAGTTACAGGAGTAACAGACACAGCCACCCCCACCAATTGGATCATTACAGTAAAAATAGATGGTAACACAATTACATCACAATCATTCATTCCTTCAGCAGGAGCTGCTACTATGACCCAGGGATATTTTGGATTTTCAGCCTCTACAGGAGCTGCAAGCGCTAAGCATTCCATTAAAAATGTAAAAATATATACTGATAAGGTTTCCATTTTAAAGACCTTGGCCACTCAATCTTTCTGCCCAAACCCCACCACCGGCTATGGAAGCGTCAACCTAACTGATTTTAACCCTCAGTTTGTTTCCAATCCAGGAAACTATACATTCACTTACTATCCTCAGGGAAGTTCGACCCCTATAACCAACCCTACAAGCTATGATTTTAACACCAATAAAACGATAACTATTGTTATTAAAGATAATGCCGGAGTACTTTGTGACAACCCTGATGGAAAAATCCAGCTAGACCTAGCCCCTCTTAAAGCTAACGACAAAACACTTACCGAATGTAATAACAATAAAGCAGGAACGGCAACTTTCAACCTAAATTCCGCTAATGTAACTGACATAATTGGTGTTACAAAGAAATACTACAAGACGCTCAATGATCTAAATGCGGGAACGAATGAAATTCTATCTCCGGATACTTATGTATCTGCACAGGGAACAGTCTATGTGAAAGTAACCACCCCTCTAGGATGTATAGGTACAGCAAAAATCACTCTTGCTTTCTATCCCGAAACGCTGGTAAGAGACGACACTCTCCAATCTTGCTTTATTGAGAATAATGTATCTAATGCCGTATTTAATTTAACAACAGCTAATATAACCTCGCTAACCACCGGTATCATTAAAAAATACTATACAACAGTTGCCAATGCTGTTAATGACACCAATGAGATTACTGACCCTTCTCAATATACTTCAACAACCACAGCAGTGTATGCAAAAGTAACAGATACGAACGGCTGTTTTGCTATAGCCAAGATCAATCTTGTCGTACTTCCTCCCGTTAAATCTTCAATTCTCAAAGACAAAACCATCTGTATAGAAAACAAAACCGATTTGGATGCAGGTCCTGGTTTTGACGACTATTTGTGGAGCACCGGAGCTACCACTTCATCCATTAAAGATGTAAGTGTTGGAACGTATTGGGTAAAACTTAAAACAGGAAACTGTATTACTACACAAATTGTCAATGTACAACCCTCTGCTAGTCCTGTAATTTCCAGCATAGATATTCACAACAATACCATTATCGTTAATGTCGTAGGCGGAAGATCTCCTTACCAATATTCAATAGACGGAATTAACTGGCAAACATCAAACACTTTTACCGGTCTTGCCAGAGGAGAAGTTAAAGTCTTCGTGAAAGACTTTTATAATTGTTCTCCTATTCAGATTCAGATTACCGTTCCTAATCTTATCAACGCTATCACTCCGAACGGAGACAACAAGAATGATTTCATTGATTATTCCGCTTTAGCTTACAAGAAAAATTTAGTATTCACAGTGTATGACAGATATGGAAATAAACTTTATGAAGCCAACAAAATAAGAAATTATACTTGGGACGGAAGGGCTTATGGTAAAAAAATACCTAGCGCCACATATTGGTATACAATCTCTTGGAATGAAAACAACAAGAGCAACACTGAAACAAAATATTCAGGCTGGGTTTTGGTAAAAAACATGGAATAA